A window of Halobacillus naozhouensis genomic DNA:
GATGGGCTGATGTTTTTTTGAATATATATGGATTTATTTACACCCACATGACTTTCTTGTTATTAGGGAGGGAGGTAATTCAATGTGTTTTTTATAATCTGAATTGTTTATTTTACTTAATAGTGCATCAAAGGCCGTTCTCCCTATGATATCCGGTGGTAACATTATATTTGTTACAGGAGGATCAATAATAGGTGCGGAAGCAAAGTCGCCAAAGCCTATTAATGCAATGTCTTCTGGAATATTTAATAAAGATTCTTTTATCTGCGAGATTGCTCCTATTGTCATTAGATCGTTCTGTATGAATAGAGCAGTAATATCACTATGTCTTTTTAGTAAGGACTTTACTGCAGCAGCACCTCCTAGAACGGTTGCATGACCAAGCTCCATGTAGTTCTCATTAAAAGGGATGTTATGTTGATTTAAAGCTTCCTTATATCCTCTTATTCTATCGTCCGTAGTTGAGACATTGGAGACTCCGTATATCATACCAATTTTCTTATGACCATGTCTTAATAGGTGTATGGTCGCATCATAGCCGGTTTGGAAGTTATCTCCAGTTACTTTGGGGATATTTTTGGCTGTATCATTATAGCGATTAACTAAAACGACTGGAAACTCTTCATTAGTGAACTTGTTCAAGTATTCGATGTCATTAGAAGTAGGAGATAGGATAACTCCATCTACCATTCTCGAATAAAGAAGGTTCATGGTTTCTTCTTCGTAGTTTCTATCCTCATTTGTATTGATGAGGAGAAGGTTGTACCCCATCTCTCTTGCTCTTTCCTCTACTCCGTACACCATTTCAGTTATAAAGGTGTCAGGAAAACTGGAAACGATCAGTCCAGCTGTTTTGGTCTTTTTTTGTCTCAGATTCTTAGCTGTAGAGTTAGGCATATAGTTATATTTATTAATGATTTCCATAATTTTTTTGTATTTTTCCTCAGTAATATGCTTCGTTCCATTGATTACGTGGGAAACAGTTGCGGTTGATACGTTTGCCTCTTTGGCTATTTGTTTCATAGTTACTTTCATTTTCCTTACTCCTCAATTCTTCGGTTAAACCTTTTACTTTATTATAATTGATATTGACTTTAATATCCACATTCGAAAGGTTATTCCTCTTATTTTTTGTCACTTTATAAAATATTCAGTATTTTCGTTGACAAAAAAGCGTTTACATTGTAAGATCCTAATCAAGGTTGGTAAAACGATTAACCAATTTAATAATAGGAGGATTAGCATGACAAACAGCGTTTCTATTTCACAGGAAAAAGTAGAATTAATAAAAGAAAAAGCTAAAATGTCTAGATTAGAAACTATTAGGTTGATTTCGTTAGCAAAAAGTGGTCATTATGGATCTTCATTTTCAAGTTCAGAAATTTTCTCGACGCTGTACTATCACATTTTAAATTATGATCCCCAAAATCCTGACTGGAAAAGCCGAGATCGGTTTGTAATGGGAAAAGGGCACTCTGCTGTAGGTGTTTACCCTATTTTAGCTGATGTAGGTTTTTTCCCTAAAGAGGAATTAGATACTTATACTCAGGTAGGCAGTGCGTTTGGAGACCATCCGGATATGAACAAAATTAAAGGCATTGATTTTAGCTCTGGCTCTATTGGACATGGATTATCCGTAGGAGTTGGGATGTCACTTGGAGCACGAGTGGATAACGAAAAATATCGATCTTATATATTAATGGGAGATGGAGAGCTTCAAGAAGGACAAGTTTGGGAAGCTGCTATGAGTGCAGGCAATTTCAAATTAGGTAATCTTGTCGCCATTGTTGACAATAACAAGGTAACAGTGGATGGAAATACGGAAGAGCTAATGAATATAAATCCAATCAGAGAAAAATGGGAAAGTTTTGGTTGGAACGTAATAGATGTAGATGGACATAACGTAGAGAGCTTAATAGAAACCTTTGAGAATCTTCCATCAGTGGATTCTGATAAACCAACTGCAATTCTTTGCGACACGGTAGCGGGTAAGGGTGTCTCATTTATGGAGAATGGTTATGAGTGGCATGTTGCCAATTTAGGAGAAGACGATATTAAACGAGCTATAGAAGAAATTGAAGGAGGTAACTAAAATGACTACCCACACTTTTCATAAAGATACTTGGGAATTATATAAAAGCCTGGAAATGTCTAAGCAGTTAACTGCTGGTGAAACATTGTCGAAATTAGGAAAAGATTATCCGGAAATTGTTGCTATGTCATCAGATCTTAGCAAGCCTACGCGATTATGGGATTTTGGTAAGGAATTTCCTGAGCGTTTTTTTAACTTTGGGCTGGCTGAAAAAAATATGGTAACAGCTGCAGCAGGTTTAGCTTCTACCGGGAAAATA
This region includes:
- a CDS encoding LacI family DNA-binding transcriptional regulator, translated to MKVTMKQIAKEANVSTATVSHVINGTKHITEEKYKKIMEIINKYNYMPNSTAKNLRQKKTKTAGLIVSSFPDTFITEMVYGVEERAREMGYNLLLINTNEDRNYEEETMNLLYSRMVDGVILSPTSNDIEYLNKFTNEEFPVVLVNRYNDTAKNIPKVTGDNFQTGYDATIHLLRHGHKKIGMIYGVSNVSTTDDRIRGYKEALNQHNIPFNENYMELGHATVLGGAAAVKSLLKRHSDITALFIQNDLMTIGAISQIKESLLNIPEDIALIGFGDFASAPIIDPPVTNIMLPPDIIGRTAFDALLSKINNSDYKKHIELPPSLITRKSCGCK
- a CDS encoding transketolase; amino-acid sequence: MTNSVSISQEKVELIKEKAKMSRLETIRLISLAKSGHYGSSFSSSEIFSTLYYHILNYDPQNPDWKSRDRFVMGKGHSAVGVYPILADVGFFPKEELDTYTQVGSAFGDHPDMNKIKGIDFSSGSIGHGLSVGVGMSLGARVDNEKYRSYILMGDGELQEGQVWEAAMSAGNFKLGNLVAIVDNNKVTVDGNTEELMNINPIREKWESFGWNVIDVDGHNVESLIETFENLPSVDSDKPTAILCDTVAGKGVSFMENGYEWHVANLGEDDIKRAIEEIEGGN